A window from Bacillota bacterium encodes these proteins:
- a CDS encoding nitrite reductase, producing MKYAHKGFIQQLDGTYAVLIHPVNGYLESEQLEAVRRLAQRYGKAKLTVTQAIMIYGIKPEDFDQVVEELEKVRLPLADIGRVVRNVKVCSSQYCKHVIRDVTPLAAQINRRLAGMPTPRKFKMALNGCPNSCVEAQLNDLGIIAVQDGYWLYLGGKAGRQPQLGTRLDMVIKEEYLVETVERIVKAYIPLAENERLGEVINRIGLLRFLKVALAWSSEGIKTCIGARYCKNGVGDVHAIAGQIVSCGHVQGQITLSGCANACAVEAEAGCNVICLKDRLWVYREGNLDVIGTGQLAEYLRSNGILSDS from the coding sequence ATGAAGTACGCCCACAAGGGGTTTATACAACAGCTGGACGGCACTTACGCTGTACTAATTCATCCTGTCAACGGATATCTGGAATCCGAACAACTGGAGGCCGTACGTAGGCTGGCCCAACGCTACGGAAAGGCGAAGCTCACGGTTACCCAGGCCATCATGATTTACGGCATAAAGCCTGAGGACTTTGACCAGGTGGTGGAAGAGTTAGAAAAGGTCCGCCTGCCTTTGGCCGATATCGGTCGGGTGGTGCGAAATGTCAAAGTCTGTTCCAGTCAGTATTGTAAGCATGTGATCCGCGATGTCACTCCCCTGGCCGCACAAATCAATCGACGCCTTGCAGGGATGCCTACGCCGAGAAAATTCAAGATGGCCTTGAATGGCTGCCCCAATTCATGCGTGGAGGCACAACTAAATGACCTGGGTATCATTGCTGTCCAGGACGGGTACTGGCTTTACCTTGGGGGTAAAGCAGGGCGTCAACCCCAATTGGGTACTCGCCTGGACATGGTTATCAAGGAAGAGTATCTAGTCGAAACTGTCGAGCGGATAGTCAAGGCCTATATTCCACTTGCCGAGAACGAGCGGCTCGGTGAAGTTATTAACCGGATAGGTCTTCTGCGATTCCTGAAGGTAGCACTGGCTTGGAGCAGTGAAGGAATCAAGACGTGCATAGGAGCGCGGTATTGTAAGAACGGTGTTGGTGATGTCCATGCAATTGCCGGGCAAATTGTATCATGCGGCCATGTGCAAGGTCAGATAACCCTCAGCGGCTGCGCCAATGCTTGCGCAGTGGAAGCCGAAGCGGGTTGTAATGTTATTTGTTTGAAAGACAGGTTGTGGGTATATAGAGAGGGTAACCTAGATGTTATAGGGACAGGCCAGTTGGCTGAATACCTCAGAAGCAATGGTATTTTAAGTGACTCGTGA